In Nitrospirota bacterium, a genomic segment contains:
- a CDS encoding mercuric reductase: MREHTEGLLLPNDEHNRILKDNVHPSNWVNPEPAGRYNIVVIGAGTAGLITAVIAAGLGAKVALIEKHLMGGDCLNVGCVPSKGMIRASRAWTDLRNAEEFGLHIPPGVKYDFGAAMARMRKLRARISHNDSANRYTKLGVDVYIGNGHFIGTDRIQVQGPAGNRTLTFARAAICTGARPTVPSTAGLGEAGYLTNETVFSLTELPPRVGVIGAGPIGCELAQSFARFGSQVYLIETTHGIMPKEDRDAADIVEQQMLRDGVKLLCCGKDVKVQRTEAGKRLTVDSHGQRYDVTVDEILVGVGRTPNVEGVGLEAVGVEFDKNGITVNERLQTTNSKIFAAGDVCSRYKFTHAADAMAQIVSQNALFPHPLGLGYASVDSLIMPWCTFTEPEVAHVGLYERDAKEKGIGVETYTYKLDEVDRAILDGEEEGFARIHIQKGTDKILGATIVASHAGEMIGEFSVAMKAGGGAKTIAGTIHPYPTQAEVNKKVVNLWRKEHFTPSTKAWLAKLFAWMRRR; the protein is encoded by the coding sequence ATGCGTGAGCATACAGAGGGTCTCCTTTTACCGAACGACGAGCACAATCGTATTCTGAAAGATAATGTCCATCCGTCCAATTGGGTCAATCCTGAACCGGCTGGCCGCTACAACATCGTGGTCATCGGGGCTGGGACGGCAGGATTGATAACGGCTGTCATTGCTGCCGGCCTAGGGGCCAAAGTGGCGTTGATTGAGAAACACTTGATGGGCGGCGATTGTCTCAATGTCGGCTGCGTGCCCTCAAAGGGAATGATTCGGGCATCGCGGGCTTGGACCGACTTGCGAAATGCCGAGGAGTTCGGTCTCCATATTCCTCCCGGTGTGAAGTACGATTTCGGAGCCGCAATGGCCCGCATGAGGAAGCTGAGGGCACGGATCAGCCACAACGATTCGGCCAACCGCTATACCAAGCTGGGCGTGGATGTCTATATCGGCAACGGGCACTTCATTGGAACCGATCGCATCCAAGTCCAAGGACCGGCCGGCAACAGGACCTTGACCTTTGCAAGGGCCGCGATTTGTACCGGCGCGCGACCCACCGTACCTTCGACAGCCGGCCTGGGAGAGGCGGGCTATCTCACCAACGAAACAGTCTTCTCGCTGACGGAGTTGCCGCCACGCGTCGGGGTGATCGGGGCTGGCCCCATCGGCTGCGAGTTGGCGCAGTCGTTCGCCCGTTTCGGGAGCCAGGTCTACCTGATCGAAACGACTCACGGCATCATGCCGAAAGAGGACCGCGATGCAGCAGACATCGTCGAGCAGCAGATGTTGCGCGACGGGGTAAAGTTGCTCTGTTGCGGGAAGGATGTGAAGGTACAAAGAACGGAGGCCGGCAAGCGGCTGACGGTCGATTCACACGGTCAGCGGTACGATGTAACGGTCGACGAGATTCTTGTCGGCGTCGGCCGGACTCCGAATGTCGAGGGAGTCGGACTGGAGGCGGTCGGCGTTGAGTTCGACAAGAATGGGATCACGGTGAACGAACGGCTGCAAACGACGAATTCCAAGATCTTCGCGGCGGGCGACGTTTGCTCCCGCTACAAATTTACCCATGCGGCCGATGCCATGGCGCAGATCGTTAGTCAGAATGCCTTGTTTCCACATCCGCTTGGATTGGGCTACGCAAGCGTCGATTCCTTGATCATGCCCTGGTGCACCTTCACGGAGCCGGAAGTCGCGCATGTCGGACTGTATGAGAGGGATGCAAAAGAGAAAGGCATCGGGGTCGAAACCTACACCTACAAGCTCGATGAGGTCGATCGCGCGATCCTCGATGGAGAAGAAGAGGGTTTCGCGAGGATTCACATTCAGAAGGGCACGGACAAGATACTTGGAGCTACAATCGTAGCGTCGCACGCAGGCGAGATGATCGGTGAGTTTTCCGTGGCGATGAAAGCCGGCGGCGGAGCCAAGACGATCGCCGGGACGATCCATCCCTATCCAACCCAGGCAGAAGTGAACAAGAAGGTGGTGAATCTTTGGCGGAAGGAACATTTCACTCCGAGTACGAAGGCCTGGCTTGCGAAGTTGTTCGCATGGATGAGGAGGAGGTGA